AAGGTATTGAAAATGCTACAGGAGTGGATATTGCGGGGAAAATTGTAGAATACATCGAGACCAGCAGTCAAAAGAAAAGGAAAAAGGTAGATGCTTAAATAATGGAACCGCAGGACATTAAAATTGCGGGCATAACCATTGCCCCAGGCGAAGAAAAGCAAATAGATGCTCAAATCGCCAAGCTTCCCAGTCGAACACCGATTGACATTCCTATCATCGTCAGTCGATCAACAAAACCAGGCCCCACCCTACTCATTACAGGTGGTATGCATGGCGATGAGATCAATGGCATTGAAATCGTTCGGAGAATCATAGCCAACAATTATCATCGCCCGCTTATCGGCACCATGATTTGCATTCCTATACTCAATGTCTACGGGTTTATAAATTTCTCCAGACAAACGTCTGATGGAGGAAAAGATATCAACAGAAGTTTCCCAGGTACGCGAAACGGTTCTTTGGCCAGTCAATTGGCTTATCGACTTACTCAAGACATTTTGCCTTTAATCGACTATGGTATAGACTTCCATACAGGTGGCGCACGTATCAATAATTATCCTCAAGTCAGAGCGCAATTAGATGATCCGAAAAATCTAGAATTGGCGAGGGCATTTTCTCCCAAGTTCATGATTCACTCCCCCTTTCGGGAAAAATCGTTTCGAAAAGAAGCAGCAAAGGCGGGAAAATCAATTCTTGTTTATGAAGGAGGTGAATCTTTGAGGCTTAGAAAGCATGCGATTGATGTAGGCGTCAATGGGCTGCTCAGAGTCATGAAGCATTTGAATATGAGAGAAGAGGCGCCCGTTTCGAAAGGCGGTCTGTATCATATAAAGAAATCTTCTTGGCTTCGGGCTAAGTCAGCAGGTATTTATCACTCATTTTGTAGAACGGGAGAATTTATAGAAAAAGGAACCGTAGTAGGATTAATTACTGGCCCCTACGGAGAATTTGAACACAAAATGAAAGCGCCGACTTCAGGATATGCTATAGCTATCAACAACAAACCTGTAGTCAACCGCGGAGATGCATTGATTCATATTGGATTTGAAGAATAAGAAAAGCCGCACCCTCCGGCGCGGCTTAAAACTCAACTTGAAATCAATGCTTATTCTTCTCGTAGGGATTTGACTGGATTGAGTCTGGCAGCTTTCCATGATTGGAAACCCATAGTCAACCAGGCGATCGCAAAAGCCAATATCCCTATTCCTATAAATGTCATGGGTTTAATATCTGTTCGATAAGCAAAGTCTTCCAGCCAGTAGCCCATGGCGAAATAGGCCGCTGGAACTGCCAAGGCAAAAGCTACTGCAACTAACTTGATAAAGTTTTTTGACAGCATAAAAACAATCCCTGATATCGATGCTCCCAGTGCTTTTCTGATACCAATTTCTTTGGTTTTCTGTTCGGCAATAAATGACGCCAACCCGAATAACCCTAAGCAAGCGATCAAAATACCCAGAATAGCAAAAACAGAAAATATCTTTCCAATTTTTTGTTCTGCTTCATACATACTATCAAACTTCTGATCCATGAAACTATAGGTAAAAGGCTGTCCAGGTGCGATATCAGACCATGTACGCTCTATGTCAGCTATGGTCTGCTGAATGTTCTCAGTATTGACTTTAAACAAAGCAAATCCTGTACTTCTACCTAAGGAGAAAATCAACGGTGTGATGTTATCACGTAGTGATTTGTAATGAAAGTCCTCCATCACTCCTATTATTTTAAGTCCTACAACCTCTGGTTCATCCTGACTGCCCTCATAGGTGTAAATTTTATCTCCAACGGGATTTTCATAACCGAACATTTTAACAGCGGCTTTGTTGATCACCACTGCATTACTGTCCGACAAAAATTCTTTTGAGAAAAACCTTCCTTCGGCCATTTCTATACCCATGGTCTCTAGATAATCATGATCGACTCTAGCTCTATTGGTTACTAAACTTTGATCCGCCTCCCCTGAAGGAGTTTTAAAATAAAGATCACTATTATCATTCCCTCCTACTGGAGTAAAACTAGCGACAGTGGCATTTTCCACATTAATATTTCGCTTGACTTCCGTCTTAAAAGTCTCTACTTTTTTATCCAATATCCAGGCATCTTCCACCATCAGAATCTGATCTTTATTAAAACCCAGTTTCTTATTTTGGATAAAGGAGAGTTGATCAAAAACTACCGCTGTACCAATCATGAGCACGATCGAAATACTGAATTGAAAAACCACCAAAAGGCTTCTAAGTGCACCACTCTTCATTCCCAATTTCACTTTCCCTTTTAATACTTCTGCGGGCTGAAATCTAGATAGATAAAAAGCAGGATAACTTCCTGCAAACATTCCCACCACCAGCATAATGCCGAACATCAACAAGACATATGAGCCACTGAACAATTGGGCAATAGTGAGTTCTTTAGAAGCCAACTCATTGAATGAGGGCAAGAAAACCATAGTAAGCAGGTAGGCAAACAAGAAGGAGAAAAAGCTGATGACCATAGCCTCTGAAATGAATTGATAAATCAACTGATTTTTGAGTGCTCCCATCACCTTTCTCACGCCCACTTCCTTAGCCCTACTGGCCGATCTTGCTGTTGCGAGATTCATAAAATTGATACAAGCAAGCAACAATATAAAAACAGCCACTGCAGAAAATATGTAGATATAACTGATAGCGCTATTTGGAGCCAGGTCTCCATCCTTGTCAGAATAAAGGTGAATCATTTCCAAGGGAAAAAGTGAAAACCCCACGTTATTACCCGCCTCTTTGAATTCTGCCAAGGACTGACCAAAAAAACGCTGAATTAATGGCCCTATATATTTTTCAATCAATTCAGGAAAATTCTCTTCCAATTGTTTTGAATCAATCCCTTCTTGAAATTTGATATACGTGTTAAAACTGGTATTTACCCAGTTGTTACTATTGGCTCTATTTGGAAAGCTAGCTATCGACAAAATGATATTCTGACGGAAATGAGAGTTTTTTGGTAAATCTTC
The sequence above is drawn from the Reichenbachiella sp. genome and encodes:
- a CDS encoding succinylglutamate desuccinylase/aspartoacylase family protein, producing the protein MEPQDIKIAGITIAPGEEKQIDAQIAKLPSRTPIDIPIIVSRSTKPGPTLLITGGMHGDEINGIEIVRRIIANNYHRPLIGTMICIPILNVYGFINFSRQTSDGGKDINRSFPGTRNGSLASQLAYRLTQDILPLIDYGIDFHTGGARINNYPQVRAQLDDPKNLELARAFSPKFMIHSPFREKSFRKEAAKAGKSILVYEGGESLRLRKHAIDVGVNGLLRVMKHLNMREEAPVSKGGLYHIKKSSWLRAKSAGIYHSFCRTGEFIEKGTVVGLITGPYGEFEHKMKAPTSGYAIAINNKPVVNRGDALIHIGFEE
- a CDS encoding ABC transporter permease, whose translation is MLKNFINIAFRNLLKHKFYSILNILGLSIGLSCFMVISLFVIDELSYDKFHEDSENIYRIDFAAKLNGSDHISAKVGAPAAQALLNDYPIVTDAVRLSATGNWFIKEKGFEKTFKEEHVLMADSNFFSFFTVPMIHGNPKTALVRPNTLVMDETTARKMFGNENPLGKTLVLDNTTDYEVTGVYEDLPKNSHFRQNIILSIASFPNRANSNNWVNTSFNTYIKFQEGIDSKQLEENFPELIEKYIGPLIQRFFGQSLAEFKEAGNNVGFSLFPLEMIHLYSDKDGDLAPNSAISYIYIFSAVAVFILLLACINFMNLATARSASRAKEVGVRKVMGALKNQLIYQFISEAMVISFFSFLFAYLLTMVFLPSFNELASKELTIAQLFSGSYVLLMFGIMLVVGMFAGSYPAFYLSRFQPAEVLKGKVKLGMKSGALRSLLVVFQFSISIVLMIGTAVVFDQLSFIQNKKLGFNKDQILMVEDAWILDKKVETFKTEVKRNINVENATVASFTPVGGNDNSDLYFKTPSGEADQSLVTNRARVDHDYLETMGIEMAEGRFFSKEFLSDSNAVVINKAAVKMFGYENPVGDKIYTYEGSQDEPEVVGLKIIGVMEDFHYKSLRDNITPLIFSLGRSTGFALFKVNTENIQQTIADIERTWSDIAPGQPFTYSFMDQKFDSMYEAEQKIGKIFSVFAILGILIACLGLFGLASFIAEQKTKEIGIRKALGASISGIVFMLSKNFIKLVAVAFALAVPAAYFAMGYWLEDFAYRTDIKPMTFIGIGILAFAIAWLTMGFQSWKAARLNPVKSLREE